From Ascochyta rabiei chromosome 12, complete sequence, the proteins below share one genomic window:
- a CDS encoding phosphate system positive regulatory protein pho81: MKFGKHIQKRQLEIPEYAASFVDYKALKKLIKKLSSTPVIPALGDSSYGHETLDPQTSLQANKATFFFRVERELEKVNTFYLQKEAELRLRLTTLLDKKRVMQQHPQSVSKTSSRYVALEEGLKQFSTDLNKLEQFVEVNETAFSKILKKWDKTSKSREKQLYLSRAVEVQPCFNREVISTLSDQATQAILDFSGWAEGEGVHAPQPTAEPRIFEPLIEANLELDNQFIQAINLSNTAKIQECLTRLSNLPDAREHVSRAFLSTVAEAPEAALQIVLSSNLVNLNQEDEINERNCLHKAAISGRLEIVRLGLSSNIDVHATDVYGRIPLHYASMHGYVELVQALIDAAPDTVNFRDQDSFTPLIHAIVRSQLPCVQILLARGADMSRIGPGEHIPLNLCCQYASLDIMELLLQRSGEMLPDAEGLYPQHLVARSGKTPQMLLLLQKYGADLNQPDKLYQWTPLFHAASEGHVECLKTLLECRVDVDIVDEKSLSAMYYATWEGHLECMRLLASVGRGVGLKTQNQVSPRIDTLQPMSSSAPGPMDLELGDPDGIPEFILPPPIIPFRRYGHNFLDTKTFVVISFEKAGKDAIRFYNDQKYPAARLTISSKSSDLIPRNILLPVQDEFKVISFQIENLEAFSIDFDVYPTIGSKVIARSVASRKVFTERSKSTGRWHLELFDPRLRAIGQIAFDFQVVKPFHGIPLEITHFATYWKATSQDDNQPHTLITGSSLSGEYVRLFVQLTADGVPVLYPRWKINHAGLEVPVNILTYSQLAAIGAQQNATTAAQLSGLKNATPNDISHIYQALASSFITLKEALALLPAHIHVELHVLFPSRLDEERLKLGPTHDMNEFADKILSDVFEHARALRERGAGEIDGTLRSVVFTSFNQDICTVINWKQPNYPVFLCNELGADSAQSPSGRTHTIQSSGRTTISVKEAVQIARDNNFMGLICSSRLLDLAPALIESIKTAGLVLVSDITDSVVDNGTAGNLHVAQPRRHKTPDGVDGFLRGNGVLCFNETVDM, from the exons AT GAAGTTCGGCAAGCACATCCAGAAGCGGCAACTCGAGATTCCAGAGTATGCCGCCAGCTTCGTCGACTACAAGGCACTCAAGAAG CTCATCAAGAAGCTCAGTAGTACGCCCGTGATACCTGCCCTCGGCGACAGTAGCTATGGACACGAGACACTAGATCCACAAACGTCATTGCAGGCGAACAAGGCCACCTTTTTCTTCCGAGTG GAGCGCGAGTTGGAGAAGGTCAACACCTTCTACCTACAGAAAGAGGCCGAGTTGCGTCTGCGGCTAACCACCCTGCTGGACAAGAAGCGGGTCATGCAGCAGCATCCACAATCCGTCTCCAAGACATCTTCGCGTTACGTTGCGCTCGAAGAAGGCCTAAAGCAGTTTAGCACAGATCTCAACAAGCTGGAG CAATTTGTCGAAGTGAACGAGACTGCCTTCTCAAAGATCCTGAAGAAG TGGGACAAAACATCAAAG TCTCGAGAAAAGCAGCTCTATCTGTCCAGGGCTGTGGAGGTGCAGCCATGCTTCAACCGCGAAGTCATCAGCACCCTGTCCGATCAAGCGACACAAGCAATTCTCGACTTCTCTGGGTGGGCAGAGGGCGAAGGAGTACACGCACCACAACCGACCGCGGAGCCAAGAATATTCGAACCTCTCATCGAGGCGAATCTCGAGCTCGACAACCAGTTCATCCAAGCTATCAATCTGTCCAACACAGCGAAGATTCAAGAATGCCTCACTCGATTGTCGAACCTACCCGACGCAAGGGAGCACGTCTCGCGGGCCTTCCTGAGCACAGTAGCAGAGGCGCCGGAAGCAGCGTTGCAAATCGTGCTCAGCTCAAATCTTGTCAACCTGAACCAAGAGGATGAGATCAATGAGCGCAACTGCCTTCACAAAGCGGCTATCAGTGGACGGCTCGAGATTGTCCGTCTCGGTCTGTCGAGTAATATTGACGTACACGCAACAGACGTGTACGGGCGGATACCTCTGCACTACGCGTCTATGCACGGTTACGTCGAGCTTGTCCAAGCATTGATTGACGCCGCTCCGGACACGGTAAACTTCCGCGACCAGGACAGCTTCACACCACTGATTCACGCAATTGTGCGCTCACAGCTACCATGTGTGCAAATACTCCTGGCGAGAGGCGCTGATATGAGTCGCATCGGTCCGGGCGAGCACATCCCGCTGAATCTTTGTTGTCAGTACGCCTCGCTGGACATTATGGAGCTGCTCCTCCAGCGGTCAGGCGAGATGCTTCCAGATGCGGAGGGTTTGTATCCACAACATCTTGTAGCTCGCTCCGGGAAGACGCCCCAGATGCTACTTTTGCTACAGAAATATGGAGCCGATCTGAACCAGCCGGATAAACTCTATCAGTGGACGCCACTGTTCCACGCAGCAAGCGAAGGGCATGTGGAGTGTCTCAAGACGCTGCTCGAATGCCGAGTGGACGTGGACATTGTGGATGAGAAGAGCTTGTCCGCCATGTACTACGCAACCTGGGAAGGGCATCTGGAATGCATGAGGCTCCTCGCATCTGTGGGTCGCGGAGTGGGCTTGAAGACACAGAACCAGGTGTCGCCGCGAATAGACACTCTACAGCCGATGTCCAGTTCAGCACCTGGTCCAATGGACCTCGAGTTGGGCGATCCAGACGGTATCCCCGAGTTCATCCTCCCACCACCGATAATACCCTTCCGCAGGTACGGCCATAACTTCCTGGACACGAAGACGTTCGTAGTGATCAGCTTTGAGAAGGCTGGGAAGGACGCGATACGGTTCTACAACGATCAAAAGTACCCAGCAGCACGGCTCACAATATCGTCGAAGAGCTCCGACCTCATACCCAGAAACATACTCCTACCCGTTCAGGACGAGTTCAAGGTGATTTCGTTCCAGATTGAAAACCTGGAGGCGTTCTCCATTGACTTTGATGTGTATCCGACGATTGGATCAAAGGTCATTGCGCGTAGTGTAGCCTCTCGCAAGGTTTTCACGGAACGATCGAAGAGCACTGGGAGATGGCATTTGGAGCTCTTCGATCCTCGGTTACGAGCCATTGGACAGATCGCGTTTGACTTCCAGGTTGTCAAGCCTTTCCACGGCATCCCATTGGAGATCACGCACTTTGCTACTTACTGGAAGGCTACCAGCCAGGATGACAACCAACCTCACACCCTGATCACCGGCTCGAGTCTGTCTGGTGAATACGTGCGCCTATTTGTGCAGCTCACAGCCGATGGGGTTCCGGTGCTGTATCCGAGGTGGAAGATCAATCACGCGGGTCTGGAGGTACCAGTCAATATCCTCACCTACTCACAGCTCGCGGCCATTGGCGCACAACAAAACGCAACGACGGCGGCCCAGCTTTCGGGCTTGAAAAATGCCACTCCCAACGACATCTCTCACATATACCAGGCACTGGCATCGTCCTTTATCACCCTGAAGGAGGCGCTGGCTCTGCTACCCGCCCACATCCACGTGGAATTGCATGTGCTGTTCCCGTCGAGACTCGATGAGGAACGACTCAAGCTTGGCCCTACACATGATATGAACGAGTTTGCGGACAAGATCCTGTCCGATGTGTTTGAGCATGCCAGAGCACTCCGGGAGCGGGGTGCAGGCGAGATTGACGGCACGCTACGAAGTGTGGTGTTTACTTCCTTCAACCAGGACATCTGCACGGTCATCAACTGGAAGCAGCCCAACT ATCCGGTATTCCTGTGCAACGAGCTCGGTGCAGACAGCGCGCAGTCCCCCTCCGGCCGAACACATACGATACAGAGCAGCGGCCGCACGACGATATCGGTCAAGGAGGCGGTACAGATTGCGCGGGATAATAATTTCATGGGTCTGATTTGCAGCTCGCGCCTGCTCGACCTCGCTCCAGCGCTGATCGAGTCGATCAAGACGGCGGGCCTCGTGCTCGTTTCGGACATTACCGACTCGGTTGTGGACAACGGGACGGCAGGGAACCTGCACGTCGCGCAGCCCAGGAGACACAAGACGCCGGATGGGGTTGATGGGTTTTTGAGGGGGAACGGGGTGCTTTGCTTCAACGAGACGGTGGACATGTAG
- a CDS encoding phosphate system positive regulatory protein pho81, variant 3, with protein METLQLRPRAVVRKTASSISLASRDETTDSARFSRKFGKHIQKRQLEIPEYAASFVDYKALKKLIKKLSSTPVIPALGDSSYGHETLDPQTSLQANKATFFFRVERELEKVNTFYLQKEAELRLRLTTLLDKKRVMQQHPQSVSKTSSRYVALEEGLKQFSTDLNKLEQFVEVNETAFSKILKKWDKTSKSREKQLYLSRAVEVQPCFNREVISTLSDQATQAILDFSGWAEGEGVHAPQPTAEPRIFEPLIEANLELDNQFIQAINLSNTAKIQECLTRLSNLPDAREHVSRAFLSTVAEAPEAALQIVLSSNLVNLNQEDEINERNCLHKAAISGRLEIVRLGLSSNIDVHATDVYGRIPLHYASMHGYVELVQALIDAAPDTVNFRDQDSFTPLIHAIVRSQLPCVQILLARGADMSRIGPGEHIPLNLCCQYASLDIMELLLQRSGEMLPDAEGLYPQHLVARSGKTPQMLLLLQKYGADLNQPDKLYQWTPLFHAASEGHVECLKTLLECRVDVDIVDEKSLSAMYYATWEGHLECMRLLASVGRGVGLKTQNQVSPRIDTLQPMSSSAPGPMDLELGDPDGIPEFILPPPIIPFRRYGHNFLDTKTFVVISFEKAGKDAIRFYNDQKYPAARLTISSKSSDLIPRNILLPVQDEFKVISFQIENLEAFSIDFDVYPTIGSKVIARSVASRKVFTERSKSTGRWHLELFDPRLRAIGQIAFDFQVVKPFHGIPLEITHFATYWKATSQDDNQPHTLITGSSLSGEYVRLFVQLTADGVPVLYPRWKINHAGLEVPVNILTYSQLAAIGAQQNATTAAQLSGLKNATPNDISHIYQALASSFITLKEALALLPAHIHVELHVLFPSRLDEERLKLGPTHDMNEFADKILSDVFEHARALRERGAGEIDGTLRSVVFTSFNQDICTVINWKQPNYPVFLCNELGADSAQSPSGRTHTIQSSGRTTISVKEAVQIARDNNFMGLICSSRLLDLAPALIESIKTAGLVLVSDITDSVVDNGTAGNLHVAQPRRHKTPDGVDGFLRGNGVLCFNETVDM; from the exons ATGGAGACCCTTCAACTCCGCCCCCGTGCTGTCGTCAGGAAGACGGCCTCGAGCATCAGCTTGGCCTCCAGAGACGAGACTACTGACTCGGCGCGCTTCTCTAGGAAGTTCGGCAAGCACATCCAGAAGCGGCAACTCGAGATTCCAGAGTATGCCGCCAGCTTCGTCGACTACAAGGCACTCAAGAAG CTCATCAAGAAGCTCAGTAGTACGCCCGTGATACCTGCCCTCGGCGACAGTAGCTATGGACACGAGACACTAGATCCACAAACGTCATTGCAGGCGAACAAGGCCACCTTTTTCTTCCGAGTG GAGCGCGAGTTGGAGAAGGTCAACACCTTCTACCTACAGAAAGAGGCCGAGTTGCGTCTGCGGCTAACCACCCTGCTGGACAAGAAGCGGGTCATGCAGCAGCATCCACAATCCGTCTCCAAGACATCTTCGCGTTACGTTGCGCTCGAAGAAGGCCTAAAGCAGTTTAGCACAGATCTCAACAAGCTGGAG CAATTTGTCGAAGTGAACGAGACTGCCTTCTCAAAGATCCTGAAGAAG TGGGACAAAACATCAAAG TCTCGAGAAAAGCAGCTCTATCTGTCCAGGGCTGTGGAGGTGCAGCCATGCTTCAACCGCGAAGTCATCAGCACCCTGTCCGATCAAGCGACACAAGCAATTCTCGACTTCTCTGGGTGGGCAGAGGGCGAAGGAGTACACGCACCACAACCGACCGCGGAGCCAAGAATATTCGAACCTCTCATCGAGGCGAATCTCGAGCTCGACAACCAGTTCATCCAAGCTATCAATCTGTCCAACACAGCGAAGATTCAAGAATGCCTCACTCGATTGTCGAACCTACCCGACGCAAGGGAGCACGTCTCGCGGGCCTTCCTGAGCACAGTAGCAGAGGCGCCGGAAGCAGCGTTGCAAATCGTGCTCAGCTCAAATCTTGTCAACCTGAACCAAGAGGATGAGATCAATGAGCGCAACTGCCTTCACAAAGCGGCTATCAGTGGACGGCTCGAGATTGTCCGTCTCGGTCTGTCGAGTAATATTGACGTACACGCAACAGACGTGTACGGGCGGATACCTCTGCACTACGCGTCTATGCACGGTTACGTCGAGCTTGTCCAAGCATTGATTGACGCCGCTCCGGACACGGTAAACTTCCGCGACCAGGACAGCTTCACACCACTGATTCACGCAATTGTGCGCTCACAGCTACCATGTGTGCAAATACTCCTGGCGAGAGGCGCTGATATGAGTCGCATCGGTCCGGGCGAGCACATCCCGCTGAATCTTTGTTGTCAGTACGCCTCGCTGGACATTATGGAGCTGCTCCTCCAGCGGTCAGGCGAGATGCTTCCAGATGCGGAGGGTTTGTATCCACAACATCTTGTAGCTCGCTCCGGGAAGACGCCCCAGATGCTACTTTTGCTACAGAAATATGGAGCCGATCTGAACCAGCCGGATAAACTCTATCAGTGGACGCCACTGTTCCACGCAGCAAGCGAAGGGCATGTGGAGTGTCTCAAGACGCTGCTCGAATGCCGAGTGGACGTGGACATTGTGGATGAGAAGAGCTTGTCCGCCATGTACTACGCAACCTGGGAAGGGCATCTGGAATGCATGAGGCTCCTCGCATCTGTGGGTCGCGGAGTGGGCTTGAAGACACAGAACCAGGTGTCGCCGCGAATAGACACTCTACAGCCGATGTCCAGTTCAGCACCTGGTCCAATGGACCTCGAGTTGGGCGATCCAGACGGTATCCCCGAGTTCATCCTCCCACCACCGATAATACCCTTCCGCAGGTACGGCCATAACTTCCTGGACACGAAGACGTTCGTAGTGATCAGCTTTGAGAAGGCTGGGAAGGACGCGATACGGTTCTACAACGATCAAAAGTACCCAGCAGCACGGCTCACAATATCGTCGAAGAGCTCCGACCTCATACCCAGAAACATACTCCTACCCGTTCAGGACGAGTTCAAGGTGATTTCGTTCCAGATTGAAAACCTGGAGGCGTTCTCCATTGACTTTGATGTGTATCCGACGATTGGATCAAAGGTCATTGCGCGTAGTGTAGCCTCTCGCAAGGTTTTCACGGAACGATCGAAGAGCACTGGGAGATGGCATTTGGAGCTCTTCGATCCTCGGTTACGAGCCATTGGACAGATCGCGTTTGACTTCCAGGTTGTCAAGCCTTTCCACGGCATCCCATTGGAGATCACGCACTTTGCTACTTACTGGAAGGCTACCAGCCAGGATGACAACCAACCTCACACCCTGATCACCGGCTCGAGTCTGTCTGGTGAATACGTGCGCCTATTTGTGCAGCTCACAGCCGATGGGGTTCCGGTGCTGTATCCGAGGTGGAAGATCAATCACGCGGGTCTGGAGGTACCAGTCAATATCCTCACCTACTCACAGCTCGCGGCCATTGGCGCACAACAAAACGCAACGACGGCGGCCCAGCTTTCGGGCTTGAAAAATGCCACTCCCAACGACATCTCTCACATATACCAGGCACTGGCATCGTCCTTTATCACCCTGAAGGAGGCGCTGGCTCTGCTACCCGCCCACATCCACGTGGAATTGCATGTGCTGTTCCCGTCGAGACTCGATGAGGAACGACTCAAGCTTGGCCCTACACATGATATGAACGAGTTTGCGGACAAGATCCTGTCCGATGTGTTTGAGCATGCCAGAGCACTCCGGGAGCGGGGTGCAGGCGAGATTGACGGCACGCTACGAAGTGTGGTGTTTACTTCCTTCAACCAGGACATCTGCACGGTCATCAACTGGAAGCAGCCCAACT ATCCGGTATTCCTGTGCAACGAGCTCGGTGCAGACAGCGCGCAGTCCCCCTCCGGCCGAACACATACGATACAGAGCAGCGGCCGCACGACGATATCGGTCAAGGAGGCGGTACAGATTGCGCGGGATAATAATTTCATGGGTCTGATTTGCAGCTCGCGCCTGCTCGACCTCGCTCCAGCGCTGATCGAGTCGATCAAGACGGCGGGCCTCGTGCTCGTTTCGGACATTACCGACTCGGTTGTGGACAACGGGACGGCAGGGAACCTGCACGTCGCGCAGCCCAGGAGACACAAGACGCCGGATGGGGTTGATGGGTTTTTGAGGGGGAACGGGGTGCTTTGCTTCAACGAGACGGTGGACATGTAG